In Ailuropoda melanoleuca isolate Jingjing chromosome 11, ASM200744v2, whole genome shotgun sequence, a genomic segment contains:
- the AFM gene encoding afamin has product MKQLKLTGFVIFLFFVPESLTLPTQPQDVDDVNITQKFIEENVGYITIIVFAQYIQEASFEEVEVLVKAMTEYRDKCLGDVTLPVCSKLATDVLLENICALEGLPQKHNFSHCCSKVDLERKLCFLHNKKTDVGFLPPLPTLDPEEKCQTYKNNRESFLNNYIYEISRRNPFVFAPTLLTVAARFEEMTKTCCEEQDKANCFRTKAEPVIQYLKASSSFQKNVCGALMKFGLQVLESINVAILSQKFPKIEFKELTSLLKDVSSKYDGCCEGDAVQCIRDRSKVMSHICSKQDSISSKIKECCEKKMPERGECIVSSTKDDRPKELALREVKFTESENVCEERDANQTIFMAEFLYEHSRRHPELSIPELLRIAGVYEDLLKECCHTENPPDCYRRAENKFNETTEKSLKTVQRECEHFQNLGKDDLKHYYLIKLTKIAPQLSTEELTFLGKEMVTALTTCCTLSEEFACVDNLMDLVLGELCGINENRNINPDVDHCCKTNFAFRRPCFEGLEADKTYVPPSTSQDLFTFHTDLCQAHNEELQRKKDRFLVNLVKRKPELTDEALRSLLTDFTNVVVKCCKAEGPEACFNEEGPKLAAKSQAA; this is encoded by the exons atgaaacagttaaAACTTACaggttttgttattttcctgttctttgtgcCTGAATCCCTAACCCTGCCCACACAGCCTCAAGATGTAG ATGATGTCAATATCACCCAGAAATTTATAGAGGAGAATGTTGGATATAT CACCATCATCGTATTTGCTCAATATATTCAGGAGGCCTCCTTTGAAGAAGTGGAGGTGTTGGTAAAAGCCATGACAGAATACAGAGATAAATGCTTGGGTGACGTGACACTCCCAGTGTGCTCCAAATTAGCT ACTGATGTTTTATTGGAAAATATATGTGCTCTGGAGGGACTGCCACAAAAGCATAATTTTTCACACTGCTGCAGTAAGGTCGACTTGGAGAGAAAACTTTGTTTCTTGCATAATAAGAAAACTGATGTAGgatttctgcctcctcttcctacCCTGGATCCTGAAGAGAAATGCCAGACTTATAAAAATAACAGAGAATCTTTTCTAAACAA ttatatctatgaaatttccagaaggaACCCCTTTGTTTTTGCCCCTACACTTCTAACTGTTGCTGCTCGTTTTGAAGAGATGACTAAAACATGTTGTGAGGAACAAGACAAAGCTAACTGCTTTCGGACAAAG gcaGAACCTGTCatacaatatttaaaagcatcatcttcttttcaaaaaaatgtctgTGGGGCACTTATGAAATTTGGACTGCAAGTCTTAGAATCAAT aaatgtgGCTATACTTAGTCAAAAATTTCCCAAGATTGAATTTAAGGAACTTACCTCGCTCCTAAAAGATGTTTCTTCCAAGTACGATGGATGCTGTGAAGGGGATGCTGTGCAGTGCATCCGTGACAGG AGCAAAGTTATGAGCCATATTTGTTCCAAACAAGATTCCATCTCCAGCAAAATCAAAGAGTGctgtgaaaagaaaatgccagagcGTGGCGAGTGCATCGTTTCCTCAACTAAAGATGATAGACCAAAGGAGTTAGCTCTAAGAGAAGTGAAATTTACTGAAAGCGAAAATGTGTGTGAAGAACGAGATGCTAATCAAACGATCTTCATGGCTGA GTTTCTTTATGAACACTCAAGGAGACATCCAGAACTGTCTATACCAGAGCTTTTAAGAATTGCTGGAGTGTATGAAGATCTTCTGAAAGAGTGTTGCCACACAGAAAATCCTCCAGACTGTTACCGCCGCGCG gaaaacaaattcaATGAAACAACTGAGAAAAGCCTCAAGACAGTTCAACGAGAATGTGAACATTTCCAGAACTTGGGGAAAGATGACTTGAAACACTA CTACCTTATCAAACTCACAAAGATAGCCCCCCAGCTCTCCACCGAAGAACTGACCTTTCTTGGCAAGGAAATGGTGACAGCCTTGACCACGTGCTGCACACTGAGTGAAGAGTTCGCCTGCGTTGATAATTTG ATGGATTTAGTTCTTGGAGAGTTatgtggaataaatgaaaatcGGAACATCAACCCTGATGTGGACCACTGTTGTAAAACCAACTTTGCCTTCAGAAGGCCCTGCTTTGAGGGCTTGGAAGCTGATAAAACATATGTGCCTCCATCTACATCTCAAGATTTATTCACTTTTCACACAGACTTATGTCAGGCTCATAATGAGGAgctccaaagaaagaaagacag